One part of the Arachidicoccus terrestris genome encodes these proteins:
- a CDS encoding glycoside hydrolase family 2 TIM barrel-domain containing protein, whose amino-acid sequence MNIKKLYRPLSVLTAFVLVTTAGLKAQSRQHTPNSASQTSVLMLSGTGSDHTVPWDFYCTAGQNSGKWTKIAVPSNWELQGFGSYNYGLDKDSLRINEKGIYRHEFKVPSSWKGKVVRIVFDGVMTDADVKINGQSAGPVHQGAFYTFRYDISRLLRYGKANKLEVTVAKNSANPSVNKAERKGDFWIFGGIFRPVYLEALPPTFINRVSVDAKGNGDFNALVHIDLPGKNIADQASGLQLRGQLLDSKGHQIGSQLSGAISRRDNRPQDVIAQPAGQNLKVFEIKGHYGNEIQPWTPETPHLYTLRVQALINGQVVHEVEKKIGFRTVEVRPRDGIYVNGIKIKFKGVNHHSFWPSTGRTTSKALSIGDVLMLKDMNMNSVRMSHYPPDDHFLDACDSLGLFVLDELTGWHHNYDTEVGSKLVGEMIVKDENHPSIIMWDNGNEGGFNFDLDHLFADYDLQKRPLIHPWAIFGHMDTQHYINYDYGNGTHLHGHEITFPTEFLHGLYDGGLGAGLGDYWRAMWTNPLSAGGFLWVFADEAVVRTDKGGLLDADGDHGPDGIVGPYHEKEGSYYAIKEVWSPVFIEHREITPAFDGRFRIENRYDYTNLKQLTYQWALMSGGAPSIRDKAAGFNQLSADYSATVSRAKVLDSGLVNAQALPDVAPHKWGHLQLDLPADFEQADYLRLTIRDSHSNIVLIKTYPIHTPGWKSTAVLKELKLAEVSPTEPAGDWKIDQAADRFVIQGPAGKASRKAFSYQFNRQTGLLEKVLIAGREIPFNNGPVLCEGESKLKNFTLENKKDSIVLQAGFEKQSDLQRLTWVIYPDGVLKMDIGYFPHQYDYDYLGVSFDFPENLVTGVTRMGAGPYRVWKNRMEGVYLGRWENAYNNTITGENNPKMVYPEFKGYFSNLYWMQLQTRTLPITVLCGSEDVFLRLYTPESPKKPYNTAPKFPAGNISFMHGIDPIGTKSQVPENMGPSGRKNMYYDYGKAKDYAKPLTLYFIFGAPTNS is encoded by the coding sequence ATGAATATAAAGAAGCTATATCGGCCGTTAAGTGTACTTACTGCCTTTGTTCTGGTGACGACTGCCGGGCTAAAGGCGCAATCCCGCCAGCATACCCCTAACAGCGCAAGTCAGACGTCCGTTTTGATGCTGTCAGGTACAGGTAGCGATCATACGGTGCCCTGGGATTTCTATTGTACAGCGGGTCAAAATAGTGGGAAGTGGACGAAAATTGCCGTACCGTCTAACTGGGAATTACAGGGGTTTGGCAGTTATAATTATGGGTTGGATAAAGACAGTTTGCGGATCAATGAGAAAGGTATTTACCGCCATGAATTTAAGGTGCCTTCTTCCTGGAAAGGGAAAGTGGTCAGGATCGTATTTGACGGCGTTATGACAGACGCCGATGTTAAAATCAATGGTCAGTCAGCCGGTCCTGTTCATCAGGGGGCATTTTATACATTCCGCTATGATATTTCCCGACTGCTACGTTACGGGAAGGCCAATAAGCTGGAAGTGACCGTTGCCAAGAACTCCGCGAACCCATCGGTGAATAAGGCCGAAAGAAAAGGGGATTTCTGGATCTTCGGCGGAATTTTCCGGCCGGTTTATCTGGAAGCCTTACCGCCTACTTTTATTAACCGTGTCTCAGTCGATGCGAAAGGAAATGGTGATTTTAATGCACTGGTGCATATTGATCTTCCGGGCAAGAATATAGCGGATCAGGCCAGTGGGTTACAGTTACGCGGCCAGTTACTGGATAGCAAGGGCCATCAGATCGGCTCTCAGTTAAGTGGAGCGATCAGTCGCCGGGATAACCGGCCGCAGGATGTTATTGCACAGCCGGCCGGGCAGAACCTGAAAGTATTTGAAATCAAGGGCCATTACGGGAATGAAATACAGCCATGGACCCCTGAAACGCCTCATCTGTATACCCTAAGGGTGCAGGCGCTGATCAATGGTCAGGTGGTGCATGAAGTGGAAAAGAAAATCGGCTTCAGGACTGTGGAAGTGAGGCCCAGAGACGGTATCTATGTTAACGGCATTAAAATAAAATTTAAAGGGGTGAATCACCACAGTTTCTGGCCCAGTACCGGCAGGACGACCAGCAAGGCGTTAAGTATCGGGGATGTGCTTATGCTAAAAGACATGAACATGAATTCGGTCCGCATGTCTCATTACCCGCCCGATGATCACTTTTTGGATGCCTGTGATTCGCTGGGGCTATTCGTGCTGGATGAACTGACGGGTTGGCATCATAACTATGATACAGAAGTGGGCTCCAAACTGGTAGGGGAGATGATCGTCAAAGACGAGAACCATCCCAGTATCATTATGTGGGATAATGGAAATGAGGGCGGCTTTAATTTTGATCTGGATCATCTGTTTGCAGACTATGATCTGCAGAAACGTCCGCTCATCCATCCCTGGGCCATTTTCGGACATATGGACACGCAGCATTATATTAACTATGACTATGGTAACGGGACACATTTGCATGGTCATGAGATTACTTTTCCCACGGAGTTCCTGCATGGTCTATACGATGGCGGGCTGGGGGCAGGACTGGGAGATTACTGGCGTGCAATGTGGACTAACCCTTTATCAGCCGGTGGGTTCCTTTGGGTTTTCGCTGACGAAGCGGTCGTCAGAACCGATAAAGGCGGGCTGCTGGACGCAGATGGCGACCACGGGCCTGATGGTATTGTCGGACCCTATCATGAGAAAGAAGGCAGTTACTATGCGATCAAAGAGGTCTGGTCACCGGTCTTTATTGAACACCGGGAGATCACGCCGGCTTTTGACGGCCGGTTCCGGATAGAAAACCGCTACGACTATACCAATTTAAAGCAACTGACCTACCAGTGGGCCTTGATGAGTGGCGGTGCTCCTTCAATCAGGGACAAAGCTGCCGGCTTTAACCAGCTGTCTGCCGATTACAGTGCGACCGTTTCCAGGGCGAAGGTGCTGGACAGCGGTCTGGTAAACGCTCAGGCGTTGCCTGATGTGGCACCGCATAAGTGGGGGCATCTGCAGCTGGATCTTCCCGCAGATTTTGAGCAGGCGGATTATCTCAGATTAACGATCCGTGATTCGCACAGTAATATCGTACTGATTAAAACTTATCCGATCCATACGCCCGGCTGGAAATCGACTGCTGTTTTAAAAGAATTGAAGTTAGCCGAAGTGTCACCGACCGAACCGGCCGGTGACTGGAAAATTGACCAGGCGGCTGATCGTTTCGTCATTCAGGGGCCCGCCGGGAAAGCATCCCGTAAAGCTTTTAGCTATCAGTTTAACCGACAGACCGGCCTGCTGGAAAAAGTGCTGATCGCAGGCCGGGAAATTCCTTTTAATAACGGTCCCGTTCTTTGCGAAGGGGAATCGAAACTTAAAAATTTTACTCTTGAAAACAAGAAGGATTCCATAGTGCTTCAGGCTGGTTTTGAAAAGCAAAGCGATCTGCAGCGGCTGACCTGGGTGATCTATCCGGATGGCGTGCTAAAAATGGATATCGGTTATTTTCCCCATCAATACGATTATGACTATTTAGGTGTAAGTTTTGATTTTCCCGAAAACCTGGTCACCGGTGTCACCCGTATGGGCGCCGGCCCCTACAGGGTCTGGAAAAACCGTATGGAAGGTGTTTATTTAGGTCGGTGGGAAAACGCCTACAATAATACCATTACCGGAGAGAATAATCCCAAAATGGTGTATCCGGAGTTTAAAGGGTATTTCTCAAATCTTTACTGGATGCAGCTTCAAACCCGGACGCTTCCCATAACGGTCCTCTGCGGTAGTGAAGATGTGTTCCTGAGACTGTATACGCCGGAGTCGCCCAAGAAGCCCTATAATACGGCCCCTAAATTTCCGGCCGGAAATATTTCATTTATGCACGGGATCGATCCGATTGGCACCAAATCGCAGGTTCCGGAAAACATGGGCCCCTCCGGCAGAAAAAATATGTATTATGATTACGGGAAAGCCAAGGACTATGCTAAGCCCCTGACACTATATTTTATTTTTGGTGCACCCACAAATTCTTAA
- a CDS encoding sialate O-acetylesterase, whose protein sequence is MIQIKNKAILQHISYVRNGVCGALALLCMSLAGAAHAAVSLPQVIGHNMVLQRNKPVAIWGQAAPLEKITVRFRGQQVRAMADGSGNWMVTLKPMAASARPADMIIEGSNRIVLHGILTGEVWLCSGQSNMEYTMRKNSKVTKVAPPEGFSHSPVDELQYAHNDQIRIFLGLRKAMAKRHPAHEGWSVAEDSALRSFSAAAYFFARKLYKELHVPIGMIANAIPGSAIEPWLAGQITAIDPASDQLYFDYSRPGKFYPTLVQTLAPFTIRGFLWYQGETNCFMNDSLQYAFKMQALIRQWRTEWGDQQLPFYYVQIAPFYYGSNKGDYPLTQYTLPKFWEAQALCLQIPQTGMAVTTDLPDNLKNIHPPGKWAVGERLAAIALAKTYKKPVEYSGPVYRRHAVDGNKMTLYFTHTGGGLVAKDGGPLNYFELAGRDGQFFPARAVITGDHIELTSKEVLHPAAARFAWTETAQPDFFNKAGLPAVPFRTDSPYAGVVLK, encoded by the coding sequence ATGATACAGATAAAAAATAAAGCGATCCTACAGCATATAAGTTACGTGCGCAATGGCGTTTGCGGTGCGCTGGCCTTGTTGTGTATGAGCCTGGCCGGTGCCGCTCATGCAGCTGTTAGCTTACCCCAGGTGATTGGTCATAATATGGTACTGCAAAGAAATAAGCCTGTCGCTATCTGGGGGCAGGCAGCACCATTGGAAAAAATAACCGTGCGTTTCCGGGGCCAACAGGTGCGTGCCATGGCAGACGGATCAGGCAACTGGATGGTGACGCTGAAGCCGATGGCTGCCTCCGCCCGCCCGGCTGACATGATCATTGAAGGGAGCAACAGGATTGTATTGCATGGCATTCTGACCGGTGAAGTCTGGCTCTGTTCCGGGCAATCCAATATGGAATATACCATGCGCAAAAACAGTAAGGTGACTAAAGTAGCGCCCCCTGAAGGCTTTTCGCATTCACCGGTAGACGAGCTTCAGTATGCGCATAATGATCAGATCCGGATCTTCCTGGGACTCAGAAAGGCGATGGCAAAACGGCACCCGGCGCATGAAGGGTGGTCGGTGGCAGAAGATTCTGCGCTTCGCTCATTTTCAGCCGCCGCTTATTTCTTTGCCCGCAAACTCTATAAGGAACTGCATGTACCCATTGGCATGATCGCTAACGCGATTCCCGGCAGTGCCATAGAGCCCTGGTTAGCAGGGCAGATTACAGCTATTGATCCTGCCAGCGATCAGCTTTACTTTGATTACAGCCGGCCAGGCAAATTTTATCCTACCTTGGTGCAAACATTGGCGCCTTTTACGATCCGGGGATTTTTATGGTATCAGGGAGAGACCAATTGTTTTATGAACGATAGCCTGCAGTACGCTTTTAAAATGCAGGCCCTGATCCGTCAGTGGCGCACAGAGTGGGGGGATCAGCAATTGCCGTTTTATTATGTGCAGATTGCGCCTTTTTATTATGGCAGTAATAAAGGTGATTATCCTTTAACGCAGTATACCTTGCCTAAATTCTGGGAGGCGCAGGCATTATGTTTACAGATCCCACAAACCGGTATGGCAGTCACGACAGATTTGCCGGACAACCTTAAGAACATACATCCACCGGGCAAATGGGCGGTGGGTGAGCGCCTGGCTGCCATTGCGCTGGCTAAGACCTATAAAAAACCTGTGGAATACAGCGGTCCTGTCTATCGGCGTCATGCGGTCGATGGCAATAAAATGACGCTTTATTTTACGCATACGGGTGGAGGCCTGGTCGCTAAAGACGGCGGCCCGCTGAATTATTTTGAGCTGGCGGGACGGGATGGACAATTTTTTCCTGCCAGGGCGGTCATTACAGGTGACCATATTGAATTGACCAGTAAGGAAGTACTACATCCCGCAGCGGCAAGATTTGCCTGGACAGAAACAGCGCAACCTGATTTTTTTAATAAGGCCGGGCTGCCGGCTGTGCCGTTCAGGACCGACAGCCCTTATGCCGGCGTAGTGCTGAAGTAA
- a CDS encoding exo-alpha-sialidase produces MIRSIIIAGSIFAGVLTLQLKAQDTVHYTGKRQVNVDYHDGRLPMAIGVHNQQIFRANRQHPEMAEGYGWTYNHQPMMAYWNNQFYVEYLSDEVGESVPPGQTLLLTSKDGKDWTQPKVVFPIYRIPDGTTKPGVEGEAKNLDAVMHQRMGFYVTKSGRLFVLGFYGIVLHAHDDPNDGKGIGRVVREVYKDGSWGPIYFIHYNPGWTAENTSYPFYKESKDKGFVAGCEELMKDPLMMMQWEEETDRKDPLIPLKKNYKAFSFYHLPDGRVVGLWKYALTAISKDGGHSWPENAVRAPGFVNANAKIWGQRTSDGKYATVYNPSEFRWPLAISTSEDGLNYTNLMLVNGEITSMRYGGAYKSYGPQYTRGIVEGNGRVPGGDLWVTYSMNKEDMWVADIPVPVTDQPAGQANEVFNDMPDGKELKQWNYFSPLMAPVRIVKMKDGNKALALKDADHFDYAKATRVIPASRQLVAEFTLIAGQNDHGHLDIEFQNNVGAAAVRLSLDSLGSFYTKAGYRNKEIMHYDAGKVYHIRVSLNTASRFYTVNINGEDKMRNLFFAPVHEISRICFRTGDVRRFPNADTPTDPEDDLPDAGKIDKEAAYYITSLKTSEAQ; encoded by the coding sequence ATGATAAGAAGTATAATAATTGCAGGTTCTATTTTCGCCGGTGTCCTTACGCTACAATTAAAGGCGCAGGATACCGTCCATTACACAGGTAAAAGGCAGGTAAATGTAGATTATCATGATGGCCGCCTGCCTATGGCGATCGGCGTACATAATCAACAGATCTTCCGGGCCAACAGGCAACATCCCGAAATGGCCGAGGGATATGGCTGGACTTACAATCATCAGCCGATGATGGCCTATTGGAATAACCAGTTTTATGTTGAGTACCTGAGCGATGAAGTGGGAGAAAGCGTCCCTCCCGGCCAGACACTGTTGTTGACATCAAAGGATGGCAAGGACTGGACACAACCCAAAGTTGTATTTCCGATTTACCGGATCCCGGATGGAACCACCAAACCGGGTGTTGAAGGGGAGGCTAAAAATCTGGATGCAGTGATGCATCAGCGCATGGGTTTTTACGTGACGAAATCAGGGCGTCTTTTTGTGCTCGGTTTCTACGGCATCGTGCTGCATGCCCATGATGATCCGAATGACGGAAAAGGTATTGGCCGCGTGGTCCGGGAGGTATACAAAGATGGCAGCTGGGGCCCCATTTATTTTATTCATTATAACCCGGGATGGACCGCTGAAAATACGTCTTATCCTTTTTATAAGGAAAGTAAAGACAAAGGGTTTGTAGCGGGTTGTGAAGAACTCATGAAAGATCCGCTGATGATGATGCAATGGGAGGAAGAAACAGATCGGAAAGATCCTCTAATCCCTTTAAAAAAGAATTATAAAGCCTTCAGTTTTTACCATCTTCCCGACGGAAGAGTAGTGGGGCTCTGGAAATATGCCCTGACGGCTATCAGTAAGGATGGTGGCCACAGCTGGCCTGAAAATGCGGTACGTGCGCCCGGCTTTGTGAATGCGAACGCGAAGATCTGGGGCCAGCGCACCAGTGACGGTAAATACGCGACGGTATATAATCCTTCGGAATTCCGGTGGCCGCTGGCGATCTCTACCAGTGAGGACGGGCTCAATTATACCAATTTAATGCTGGTGAACGGGGAGATTACGTCCATGCGCTATGGCGGAGCCTATAAGTCCTATGGGCCGCAATATACCAGAGGAATTGTAGAAGGGAATGGCCGTGTGCCCGGGGGAGATCTCTGGGTGACCTACAGCATGAATAAAGAAGATATGTGGGTCGCTGATATTCCCGTGCCCGTTACAGATCAGCCTGCGGGCCAGGCCAATGAAGTGTTTAACGACATGCCCGATGGCAAGGAGCTTAAACAATGGAATTATTTTAGTCCGCTCATGGCACCTGTCAGGATCGTGAAGATGAAAGATGGCAACAAAGCGCTGGCGTTGAAAGATGCGGACCATTTTGACTATGCCAAAGCGACCAGGGTGATTCCCGCTTCCAGGCAGCTTGTAGCGGAGTTCACACTTATTGCCGGTCAAAATGATCATGGCCATCTGGATATTGAGTTTCAGAACAACGTAGGTGCTGCCGCCGTTCGGCTGAGTCTGGATAGCCTGGGCTCTTTTTATACAAAAGCAGGCTACCGCAATAAAGAGATCATGCATTATGATGCCGGTAAAGTATATCATATCAGGGTTTCACTCAATACCGCTAGCCGTTTCTATACAGTGAACATCAATGGAGAGGATAAAATGCGGAACCTGTTCTTTGCCCCCGTACATGAAATCAGCCGGATCTGCTTCAGGACAGGAGATGTCAGAAGATTTCCTAATGCGGATACACCGACTGATCCTGAGGATGACTTGCCGGATGCGGGCAAGATAGACAAGGAAGCTGCTTATTATATCACATCGCTCAAGACCTCGGAGGCTCAATAA
- a CDS encoding glycoside hydrolase family 43 protein, translating into MQRLNKTSVSGYTSNRLSGLLPFMERRKAGKGRWLSAILGATLLMAIGTGCQRKAFLYTSFHEPANEGLRLLYSMDGYHWDSLPGIFLPPTAGEDKIMRDPSMVEGPDGVFHLVWTLAWKGNEGFGYASSKDLIHWSPEKVVPIMAAEPATVNVWAPELFYRKDKGDFLIVWASTIPYKFAKGQEDEDNNHRLYYTVTKDFKQFSTPKLYYDPGYSSIDATLVERASDDYVLVFKDNTRPERDIKVAFGPSALGPFKNPSPAFTPLFSEGPSVLKTHGKYLIYYDWYRKGKFGAARTKDFIHFEDVSSRISIPGGHKHGTIVPVTRKFLQSLKQSTQAKTNH; encoded by the coding sequence ATGCAGCGACTAAACAAAACATCCGTTTCCGGTTATACTTCCAATCGCCTGTCGGGGCTGTTACCATTCATGGAGCGCCGTAAGGCCGGCAAAGGCCGGTGGCTGTCTGCCATACTCGGGGCAACATTATTAATGGCCATCGGGACCGGTTGTCAGCGAAAAGCCTTTTTGTATACCTCCTTTCATGAACCCGCTAATGAAGGACTGAGGCTCCTTTATAGCATGGACGGCTACCACTGGGACAGTCTCCCGGGTATTTTCCTGCCGCCCACAGCGGGTGAGGATAAAATTATGCGTGACCCTTCCATGGTTGAGGGGCCGGATGGCGTATTTCACCTGGTGTGGACACTGGCCTGGAAGGGCAATGAAGGGTTTGGCTATGCCAGTTCCAAAGACTTAATACACTGGTCCCCGGAAAAAGTCGTACCCATCATGGCCGCCGAACCGGCTACCGTAAACGTGTGGGCGCCGGAGCTCTTTTACAGAAAAGACAAAGGAGATTTTCTGATCGTATGGGCCTCTACGATTCCTTATAAATTCGCCAAAGGGCAGGAAGACGAAGACAACAATCACAGGTTATACTATACTGTTACAAAAGATTTTAAACAGTTCAGTACGCCTAAACTATATTATGATCCGGGTTATAGCAGTATCGATGCAACATTGGTTGAAAGAGCCAGTGATGATTATGTATTGGTGTTTAAAGATAATACCCGGCCTGAGCGGGATATCAAAGTCGCGTTCGGACCTTCGGCGCTAGGCCCCTTTAAAAATCCGTCTCCCGCTTTTACACCATTGTTTAGCGAGGGCCCTTCTGTCTTAAAAACACATGGGAAGTATCTGATTTATTATGACTGGTACCGGAAAGGAAAATTCGGGGCAGCCCGGACAAAGGATTTCATCCACTTTGAAGACGTTTCGTCCCGGATAAGTATTCCCGGGGGGCATAAACACGGTACGATTGTACCGGTTACCAGAAAGTTTTTACAATCGTTAAAGCAAAGTACTCAGGCCAAAACAAATCACTAA
- a CDS encoding glycoside hydrolase family 140 protein yields MNVLKNACMFGGRSLQKAWLFVLGLSVSLSACHSPAGNKQQAQSNLSVRPVFPIRVSDNHRYFVDQQGHPFFWLGDTGWLLLSKLGQDQVITYLKDRAQKGFNVIQVMVIHDLGERNIYGRSALLDKDLSRPDTITSPGTDTLNYWQGLDSLVARADRLHMLVALVPVWGSVVKSGKVSIPQATAYARFLAGRYHGAKNVVWFNGGDVLGTDSMDIWQAIGTTIKGANPAQLMSFHPRGRTQSSTWFHNASWLDFNCFQSGHRRYDQDNEPGTLQYGEDNYKYVQADYRQKPAKPTLDAEPSYEGIPQGLHDSLQPRWDAAAIRRYAYWSVFSGACGFTYGANAVMQFYDPSTGVAGAYGVTKGWEAALQDTAAGQLIYLKKLMLDRSSYLTRVPDTTMVLDQGTRYDYVAATKAEGYALFYTPNGRDFQVDLSGFDAGKGKIQVSWFNPRNGETVRQQEIGAAKKYSAHPPGEKAHGNDWVLIIDQSAG; encoded by the coding sequence ATGAATGTATTAAAGAATGCATGTATGTTCGGGGGGCGGAGCCTACAGAAAGCGTGGCTTTTTGTATTGGGGCTGTCTGTTTCATTGAGTGCCTGCCACTCGCCGGCGGGCAATAAACAGCAGGCGCAAAGTAACCTGTCTGTACGGCCCGTCTTCCCTATCCGGGTATCAGATAATCATCGCTATTTTGTGGATCAGCAAGGTCATCCGTTTTTTTGGCTGGGTGATACGGGATGGTTGCTGCTCAGTAAATTGGGGCAGGACCAGGTGATAACTTATCTGAAAGACAGGGCGCAAAAAGGGTTTAATGTCATTCAGGTGATGGTGATCCATGACCTGGGTGAGAGAAATATTTATGGCAGATCAGCTTTACTGGATAAGGATCTCAGCCGGCCGGATACGATAACCAGCCCCGGAACTGATACGCTGAACTATTGGCAGGGGCTGGATTCTCTGGTTGCTCGGGCTGACCGTCTTCATATGCTGGTGGCCCTGGTTCCGGTGTGGGGGTCTGTGGTCAAATCCGGCAAGGTCAGCATCCCGCAAGCGACTGCCTATGCCCGTTTTCTGGCAGGCAGATATCACGGAGCAAAAAATGTGGTATGGTTCAATGGAGGGGATGTACTCGGAACCGATTCGATGGATATATGGCAGGCGATCGGCACCACGATTAAAGGTGCGAATCCGGCGCAGTTGATGAGCTTTCATCCAAGAGGCAGGACACAGTCATCCACCTGGTTTCATAATGCATCCTGGCTGGATTTTAATTGCTTCCAATCCGGTCATCGCAGATATGACCAGGATAATGAGCCGGGCACTTTACAATATGGGGAAGACAATTACAAATATGTTCAGGCCGATTACCGGCAGAAACCCGCAAAGCCTACGCTGGATGCGGAACCTTCCTATGAAGGCATTCCGCAGGGCCTTCATGATTCTTTGCAACCCAGATGGGATGCTGCGGCGATCAGAAGATATGCCTATTGGTCCGTCTTTTCAGGGGCTTGTGGGTTTACATATGGTGCCAATGCCGTTATGCAGTTTTATGACCCGTCAACAGGTGTCGCAGGCGCCTATGGTGTAACCAAGGGCTGGGAAGCGGCACTGCAGGACACGGCCGCAGGTCAATTGATATATTTGAAAAAATTAATGCTTGACAGGTCATCCTATCTTACCCGGGTGCCCGACACGACGATGGTCCTGGACCAGGGCACACGCTATGATTATGTGGCCGCTACCAAAGCAGAAGGATATGCCCTGTTTTATACACCGAATGGCAGAGACTTTCAGGTGGATCTAAGCGGGTTTGATGCCGGGAAGGGGAAAATTCAGGTGAGCTGGTTTAATCCGAGAAACGGGGAGACTGTCAGGCAGCAGGAAATCGGTGCCGCCAAAAAATACAGTGCCCACCCTCCGGGTGAAAAAGCGCATGGAAATGACTGGGTGCTGATCATCGATCAGTCCGCCGGGTAA